In the Bacillota bacterium LX-D genome, one interval contains:
- a CDS encoding glutamate-5-semialdehyde dehydrogenase produces MVSKFLIYEQGRKGKEAANKLSVLPKSKKDEALLAMAQFLREGVGEIIAANQQDMADGEAKGLTKPLLDRLMLNEQRIEEMASALESIAALPDPVGEVLTMWTRPNGLQIGKMRVPLGLVGIIYESRPNVTVDAAGLCLKTGNAVLLRGGSEAFRSNSAIVSILREALKGTSIPEDAVQLIETPKREAVEVMLKMKKFIDVLIPRGGASLIQNVVENATIPVIETGVGNCHIYVDEGADLDMAKDIVLNAKTQRPGVCNAMETLLVHRSEAETFLPAVARELLDKGVELRGCPETKALVKEVVEAKNEDWETEFLDLILAVKVVESMEEAIQHIAKYGTKHSEAIITKDYGRARAFVQQVDAAAVYVNASTRFTDGGQFGFGAEIGISTQKLHARGPMGLKELTTYKYIVFGDGQIR; encoded by the coding sequence ATGGTAAGCAAATTTTTAATTTATGAACAAGGAAGAAAAGGTAAGGAGGCTGCAAATAAATTAAGCGTCCTTCCCAAAAGTAAAAAGGACGAGGCTTTATTGGCCATGGCTCAGTTTCTACGGGAAGGAGTCGGAGAAATTATAGCAGCTAACCAACAAGATATGGCTGATGGGGAAGCTAAGGGTTTAACTAAACCTCTTCTAGACCGCCTCATGCTCAATGAACAAAGAATTGAGGAAATGGCTAGTGCACTGGAATCTATTGCAGCTTTACCAGACCCGGTAGGTGAAGTACTAACTATGTGGACCCGGCCAAATGGGTTGCAAATCGGGAAAATGCGAGTTCCATTAGGTCTTGTTGGTATTATCTATGAATCTAGACCCAATGTTACAGTAGATGCAGCAGGTTTATGCCTAAAAACCGGCAACGCTGTGTTGCTGCGTGGAGGATCGGAAGCTTTTCGTTCCAATTCGGCCATTGTTTCTATTCTTAGAGAAGCACTGAAGGGTACCAGTATCCCGGAGGATGCAGTGCAGCTCATTGAAACTCCTAAAAGAGAAGCAGTAGAAGTTATGTTAAAAATGAAAAAATTTATTGATGTGCTTATTCCTAGAGGCGGTGCCAGCTTAATTCAAAATGTAGTGGAAAATGCTACAATTCCTGTCATTGAAACTGGCGTAGGTAATTGTCATATTTATGTTGATGAAGGCGCAGACTTGGACATGGCCAAAGATATAGTCCTCAATGCTAAAACCCAAAGGCCAGGGGTTTGTAACGCCATGGAAACTTTGCTTGTACACCGTTCGGAAGCAGAAACATTTTTGCCTGCAGTTGCCAGAGAATTATTAGACAAGGGTGTAGAGCTGCGGGGCTGCCCGGAAACTAAGGCTTTAGTTAAGGAAGTTGTAGAAGCTAAAAATGAAGATTGGGAAACTGAATTTCTAGATTTAATCCTGGCTGTAAAGGTAGTAGAAAGTATGGAAGAGGCTATACAGCATATTGCTAAGTACGGAACTAAACACTCGGAGGCTATTATCACGAAAGACTACGGCAGAGCTAGAGCTTTTGTCCAGCAAGTAGACGCTGCAGCAGTCTACGTTAATGCTTCAACTAGATTTACTGACGGAGGTCAATTTGGTTTTGGTGCGGAAATAGGTATTAGCACCCAAAAACTTCATGCCCGTGGGCCCATGGGTTTAAAGGAGCTGACAACTTATAAATATATAGTTTTCGGAGATGGGCAGATCCGGTAA
- the nadD gene encoding nicotinate-nucleotide adenylyltransferase — translation MTGCPAVQAQHNIVRSLGIMGGTFDPIHYGHLVTAEAARETFNLEKVFFVPSGKPPHKKAYSVTEARHRYLMTILAVVTNPYFEASSIEFDRAGYSYAIDTVKEFKQRYTGTEIFFITGADAILEILTWKNVDELMQLCHFIAATRPGTKMKEITAFLKKLPTVLQKKIHLLEIPALAISSTDIRRRVAEGRTIKYLLPEPIEQYIVKNNLYK, via the coding sequence ATGACAGGTTGTCCAGCGGTTCAAGCACAGCATAACATAGTTCGAAGTCTGGGAATTATGGGAGGCACTTTTGACCCCATTCATTATGGGCATTTAGTAACTGCAGAAGCAGCCAGGGAGACATTTAATCTGGAAAAGGTCTTTTTTGTTCCTTCCGGCAAACCGCCCCACAAAAAGGCTTATTCTGTTACTGAAGCACGTCATAGGTATCTTATGACAATTCTGGCCGTTGTAACAAATCCTTATTTCGAGGCTTCTTCTATTGAATTCGACCGGGCAGGCTATTCTTATGCTATTGATACTGTAAAAGAATTTAAGCAAAGATATACGGGCACTGAGATTTTTTTTATCACTGGAGCCGATGCCATCTTAGAAATATTAACTTGGAAAAATGTTGATGAGTTAATGCAACTCTGCCATTTTATTGCAGCAACTAGACCTGGGACTAAAATGAAAGAAATCACGGCATTTTTAAAAAAGCTTCCTACAGTGCTTCAAAAGAAAATTCACTTACTGGAAATACCTGCCTTAGCAATATCCTCCACAGATATTCGCCGAAGAGTTGCCGAAGGAAGAACAATTAAATATCTGTTGCCTGAACCAATAGAGCAATATATTGTCAAAAATAACCTATATAAGTAA
- the obgE gene encoding GTPase ObgE: MFYDYAKIYAKAGDGGNGVVSFRREKYVPEGGPNGGDGGRGGDIVLVADGSLGTLVDFKYKKHYKADRGQHGQGSNKHGSSAENLIIKVPVGTVVKNADTGEPIADLFAEGQKVVIAKGGRGGRGNARFLSNKNKAPRFAENGEPGEEIWVVLELKLLADVGLVGFPNAGKSTLISRISAAKPKVADYPFTTLTPNLGVVKYDEESFVVADIPGLIEGAHQGAGLGHNFLRHIERTRVIVHVVDMSTSIQSSEQEQSADPYYNFLAINKELELYNADLAKRPQIIAANKVDLPEAQAALQNFIAKVQGYEVFPISAVTGAGVEKLLGRIAQLLQEIGKPDYERESQEEKVRVVKVEPQDRFKIDYVDGIYLLSGKELEKHFVMTNFENEESLRRFQNIMKKMGVDDALRERGAKVGDTVRIKDLEFEFVE; encoded by the coding sequence ATGTTCTATGATTATGCGAAGATCTATGCAAAGGCAGGAGACGGAGGGAACGGTGTCGTATCTTTCCGCCGGGAAAAATATGTTCCTGAAGGCGGCCCTAATGGCGGAGATGGGGGAAGAGGAGGAGACATTGTTCTTGTAGCTGACGGAAGCTTAGGAACTTTAGTGGATTTTAAATATAAAAAACATTATAAAGCTGACCGAGGCCAACATGGTCAAGGCAGCAATAAACACGGCAGTTCAGCGGAAAATTTAATAATTAAAGTTCCTGTAGGAACCGTTGTCAAAAACGCTGACACTGGGGAGCCTATTGCTGATTTGTTTGCCGAAGGGCAGAAAGTGGTAATCGCTAAAGGAGGCCGTGGGGGCAGAGGAAATGCTCGCTTTTTAAGCAATAAAAATAAAGCACCTCGATTTGCGGAAAACGGGGAACCTGGAGAGGAAATTTGGGTAGTACTGGAACTAAAGCTCTTAGCTGATGTTGGTTTAGTTGGTTTTCCTAACGCAGGTAAATCGACTTTGATTTCCCGTATTTCAGCTGCTAAACCTAAGGTAGCAGATTATCCCTTTACTACTTTAACTCCTAACTTAGGAGTTGTAAAATATGATGAGGAAAGCTTTGTTGTTGCAGATATACCTGGTTTAATTGAAGGAGCTCACCAGGGGGCAGGTCTTGGGCATAATTTCTTAAGACACATTGAAAGAACTAGAGTTATTGTCCATGTGGTAGATATGAGCACTTCCATCCAATCTTCGGAACAGGAACAATCTGCTGATCCCTATTATAACTTTTTAGCAATTAACAAGGAACTAGAGTTATATAACGCTGATTTAGCCAAACGCCCTCAAATTATAGCTGCCAATAAAGTGGATTTGCCAGAAGCTCAAGCAGCGCTGCAAAATTTTATTGCTAAAGTTCAGGGCTATGAAGTATTTCCTATTTCCGCAGTAACAGGTGCAGGTGTTGAAAAACTACTGGGTAGAATAGCCCAACTGTTGCAAGAAATTGGAAAACCTGACTATGAGCGAGAAAGCCAGGAAGAAAAAGTTCGAGTAGTCAAAGTTGAACCTCAAGATAGATTTAAAATCGATTACGTAGATGGAATTTATCTTTTAAGTGGCAAGGAATTGGAAAAGCACTTTGTCATGACTAATTTTGAAAACGAAGAATCTTTGCGCCGTTTTCAAAATATCATGAAAAAAATGGGTGTTGATGATGCTTTACGGGAGAGAGGAGCCAAGGTTGGGGACACTGTGCGGATAAAGGATTTAGAGTTTGAATTTGTAGAGTAG
- the yhbY gene encoding ribosome assembly RNA-binding protein YhbY, with translation MLTGKQKRFLRAMGNELDPIIQVGKGGITKNLIIQVDEALEARELIKVRVLQNCLTEPKEIGNELAVHAKGELVQVIGRNLLFYRQASEKPKIELP, from the coding sequence ATGCTGACAGGAAAACAAAAAAGATTTTTACGAGCCATGGGCAACGAACTGGACCCTATCATTCAAGTTGGCAAGGGTGGAATCACTAAAAACCTTATTATTCAGGTGGACGAAGCCTTAGAGGCCCGGGAATTAATTAAAGTCCGTGTGCTGCAAAACTGCTTAACTGAACCTAAGGAAATTGGCAATGAATTAGCTGTTCATGCTAAGGGGGAGTTAGTGCAAGTTATTGGACGGAATCTGCTTTTCTATCGTCAAGCTTCAGAAAAGCCGAAAATAGAATTGCCATAA
- a CDS encoding ribosomal-processing cysteine protease Prp, translating into MVIVEIFLDDLERVQSFQVKGHANAGIYGQDIVCAAVSVLTQTALLGMEHYLTADMQIERKSGWLKCVLPQQMPQDEAEKAQIILQTMLLGLYSMEKGYQKYMKIIKRRWTACS; encoded by the coding sequence ATGGTGATTGTGGAAATTTTCTTAGATGACTTGGAGAGAGTTCAATCTTTCCAAGTTAAGGGCCATGCTAATGCTGGAATATACGGCCAGGATATTGTATGTGCTGCCGTTTCAGTACTTACTCAGACAGCCTTATTAGGAATGGAGCATTATTTAACAGCAGACATGCAAATTGAGAGAAAATCTGGCTGGCTAAAATGTGTTTTGCCACAGCAGATGCCGCAAGATGAAGCGGAAAAAGCTCAAATCATTTTGCAAACAATGCTGTTGGGTTTATATTCAATGGAAAAAGGCTACCAAAAATACATGAAAATCATTAAGAGGAGGTGGACAGCATGTTCGTAA
- a CDS encoding TIGR03936 family radical SAM-associated protein, translating into MRVRIRFAKGNQVRFISHLELMKTFERAIRRARIPIAFSEGFNPHPKMSFATALAVGVTADTEYLDLELRQEMSPEEVWQRLRQNLPEGFRILSSHLVNSKTPPLMSIVAAAEYEVKVKLITEQHKAQIDQAIEHLLEQDSVTIVKKGKKGLQNKEIRAGIFQLECLAVENGWATFKMFVQAGSKCNIRPEEVLRAIREKENIPLDLGLVIVNRTALLAGQEGHFVSPLELSGV; encoded by the coding sequence ATGAGGGTAAGAATTAGGTTTGCAAAAGGAAACCAAGTAAGATTTATTTCCCATCTGGAATTAATGAAAACATTTGAAAGAGCAATTCGCCGGGCAAGGATTCCCATTGCTTTTTCCGAAGGATTTAATCCTCACCCTAAAATGTCCTTTGCCACAGCATTGGCTGTAGGGGTTACGGCAGATACAGAATATCTTGATTTGGAGTTGCGGCAGGAAATGAGCCCTGAAGAAGTTTGGCAAAGGCTCCGGCAGAATTTGCCGGAAGGCTTTCGTATTCTGAGCAGTCACTTAGTTAACTCCAAAACTCCTCCATTAATGAGCATTGTGGCCGCGGCGGAATACGAAGTTAAGGTTAAATTAATAACTGAACAGCATAAAGCCCAAATTGATCAGGCCATAGAGCACTTGTTAGAGCAAGATTCAGTTACGATAGTTAAGAAGGGTAAAAAAGGATTGCAAAATAAAGAAATTAGAGCGGGGATTTTTCAGCTGGAATGTTTGGCAGTGGAAAATGGCTGGGCCACTTTTAAAATGTTTGTCCAGGCAGGAAGCAAGTGTAATATTAGGCCGGAAGAGGTACTAAGGGCCATCCGGGAAAAGGAAAATATTCCCCTAGACCTGGGTTTGGTAATTGTTAACCGTACTGCTTTATTGGCTGGCCAAGAGGGGCATTTTGTTTCACCTCTGGAGCTTAGTGGGGTTTAA
- a CDS encoding RNA-binding protein has translation MARTLYVGNLPWSTTKEELADAFRQHGEVISARIINDKQTGRSRGFGFVEVADDDADKMIEAMNGTDFGNRPLTVNEAKAREE, from the coding sequence TTGGCCCGAACTCTATACGTAGGAAATCTACCTTGGTCCACAACCAAAGAAGAATTAGCAGATGCCTTTAGACAGCATGGTGAAGTAATCAGTGCTAGGATAATAAATGATAAGCAAACTGGGCGTTCCCGCGGTTTTGGATTTGTTGAAGTAGCTGATGATGATGCTGATAAAATGATAGAAGCTATGAATGGCACCGATTTTGGTAACCGTCCCTTGACGGTTAATGAAGCTAAAGCAAGGGAAGAATAA
- the rpmA gene encoding 50S ribosomal protein L27, producing MDLQLFAHKKGVGSSRNGRDSEAKRLGVKRSDGMFVSAGNILVRQRGTKIHPGTNVGIGKDDTLFALIDGYVKFERKGKDKKQVSIYDEKAM from the coding sequence ATGGATTTGCAGCTGTTTGCTCATAAAAAAGGGGTAGGTAGCTCTAGAAATGGTCGTGATAGTGAGGCCAAAAGATTAGGTGTCAAAAGATCTGATGGAATGTTTGTTTCCGCAGGAAATATTCTAGTGCGCCAAAGAGGAACTAAAATCCACCCTGGTACAAACGTGGGTATTGGTAAAGATGATACATTGTTTGCTCTAATAGATGGTTACGTTAAATTTGAGCGTAAGGGTAAAGATAAAAAACAAGTTAGTATTTATGACGAAAAAGCTATGTAA
- the proB gene encoding glutamate 5-kinase produces MDNSNHEILKNLTRIVVKVGTSSLTHRTGKLNLFRLEKLIRQLADLANQGKQVILVSSGAVGAGIGKIGLKSRPKTIPEKQAAAAVGQGVLMHMYEKIFAEYGQIVGQVLLTREDLADRKRYLNARHTLFSLLQYGVIPIVNENDTVAVEEIRLGDNDTLSALVACLVDADLLVLLSDIEGLYDGNPQKDANAHLLPFVQEINAEIEALAGGAGSEFGTGGMNTKIQAAKMAMNSGIPMVIADSKREDVLRQIVMGNCPGTLFAPKDTPLHTKKRWIAYGSSIQGKITVDAGAQDVLMNDGKSLLPIGITKIEGNFEAGNVVSILDLAGHEFARGIVNYGSEEIEKIKGKNTTEIHKILGYKDYDEVIHRDNLALSQ; encoded by the coding sequence TTGGACAATAGTAATCATGAAATATTAAAAAATTTAACAAGAATAGTTGTGAAGGTAGGAACAAGTTCTTTAACCCATCGGACGGGTAAATTAAATCTATTTCGGTTGGAAAAATTAATTCGCCAGCTGGCAGATTTAGCTAACCAGGGGAAACAAGTTATTTTAGTTTCATCTGGGGCAGTGGGTGCAGGTATCGGAAAAATTGGCTTAAAAAGCCGTCCGAAAACAATTCCTGAAAAGCAGGCAGCAGCTGCTGTAGGTCAAGGGGTATTAATGCACATGTATGAAAAAATTTTTGCTGAGTACGGTCAGATAGTAGGGCAGGTTTTGTTAACCAGGGAAGATTTAGCAGATCGGAAAAGGTATTTAAATGCTAGACACACCTTATTTTCTTTGTTGCAATACGGAGTTATTCCCATTGTCAATGAAAATGATACTGTAGCAGTGGAAGAAATACGTTTAGGGGATAATGATACTTTGTCGGCTTTAGTTGCATGTTTAGTGGATGCAGACTTACTAGTACTCCTTTCCGATATAGAAGGACTTTATGATGGCAATCCGCAAAAGGATGCTAATGCTCATTTACTGCCCTTTGTTCAAGAGATTAATGCCGAGATCGAAGCACTGGCTGGGGGAGCAGGTTCGGAATTTGGCACTGGAGGAATGAATACAAAAATCCAAGCAGCCAAAATGGCCATGAATTCGGGCATTCCCATGGTAATTGCCGATAGCAAAAGGGAAGATGTTTTACGGCAAATTGTAATGGGAAACTGCCCAGGCACATTATTTGCTCCCAAAGACACTCCCTTGCATACCAAGAAAAGATGGATTGCTTACGGTTCAAGCATTCAAGGAAAAATTACCGTAGACGCTGGCGCCCAAGATGTTTTGATGAATGATGGAAAAAGTCTTCTGCCCATTGGAATTACCAAAATAGAAGGAAATTTTGAAGCTGGTAATGTAGTTAGTATTTTAGACTTGGCAGGTCATGAGTTTGCACGGGGAATTGTTAATTATGGTTCTGAGGAAATAGAAAAAATTAAAGGCAAAAATACCACTGAGATTCATAAAATTTTAGGTTATAAAGATTATGATGAAGTTATTCATCGAGATAATTTAGCTTTAAGTCAATAA
- a CDS encoding glucose-6-phosphate isomerase, with translation MSQQIAIDYSKTSAFMYPHELEFLAPQIRTAHEMLHNKTCPGKEYVDWLDWPLNYDRDELERIKYTSLKIKEKAEVFIVIGIGGSYLGAKAGIEALQHRFYNQLPIEERQAPEIYFVGNNLSSTYINHLLKIIAEKDIIVNVISKSGTTLEPAIAFRIFRKILEERYGKEGARERIIATTDKEKGLLKRMAQQEGYATFVVPDGVGGRYSVLTPVGLLPLAVAQINVEQLLEGAQQGYQLYNNSNLLDNPCYQYAGLRFILYQKGKTLELLANYEPSLQYFAEWWKQLFGESEGKDHKGIFPASVNLTTDLHSLGQYMQDGLRNLFITTLWVQEHQIDLTIPKLDDNLDELDYLCNQSLHEINYKAAQGTMEAHTHGGVPNIKINLPKLNPYFLGQLIYFFEKACAISGSLLGVNPYDQPGVEAYKKNMFRLLGKK, from the coding sequence TTGTCTCAACAAATAGCTATTGACTATAGCAAGACCAGTGCTTTTATGTACCCACATGAGCTTGAATTTTTAGCTCCCCAGATCAGAACAGCTCATGAAATGCTTCATAATAAAACTTGTCCGGGAAAAGAGTACGTCGATTGGTTAGATTGGCCCTTAAACTATGACCGAGATGAACTAGAAAGAATTAAATATACCAGTCTAAAAATTAAGGAAAAGGCAGAAGTATTTATCGTTATTGGCATTGGGGGGTCCTATTTAGGTGCTAAAGCAGGTATTGAAGCATTGCAGCACCGTTTTTATAACCAATTACCTATAGAAGAACGTCAGGCCCCGGAAATTTACTTTGTGGGCAATAATTTAAGTTCAACTTACATTAATCACTTATTAAAGATTATTGCTGAGAAAGATATTATAGTAAATGTTATTTCCAAATCAGGCACAACTTTAGAGCCGGCTATTGCCTTCCGTATTTTTAGAAAAATTTTAGAGGAAAGGTATGGCAAAGAAGGAGCTAGAGAAAGGATTATTGCTACGACGGACAAAGAAAAAGGATTATTGAAAAGGATGGCTCAACAGGAAGGCTATGCAACATTTGTTGTACCCGATGGAGTTGGAGGAAGATACTCTGTCTTAACTCCCGTGGGGCTGCTGCCTTTAGCCGTAGCTCAAATAAACGTTGAGCAGCTTTTGGAAGGTGCTCAACAGGGCTACCAGCTCTATAACAATAGTAATCTACTGGATAACCCTTGTTACCAATATGCAGGACTGCGCTTTATTTTGTACCAGAAGGGCAAAACCTTAGAACTACTGGCTAATTACGAACCTTCCTTACAATATTTTGCTGAGTGGTGGAAGCAGCTTTTTGGGGAAAGTGAAGGCAAAGACCATAAAGGAATTTTCCCGGCTAGTGTAAATTTAACTACGGATTTACATTCTTTAGGACAATATATGCAAGATGGCCTTAGAAATTTATTTATTACAACCCTTTGGGTGCAAGAACATCAAATTGATTTAACTATTCCCAAGCTAGACGATAATTTAGATGAGCTGGATTATTTGTGCAATCAGTCCTTACATGAAATAAATTATAAGGCTGCCCAAGGAACTATGGAAGCACATACCCATGGAGGTGTACCTAATATTAAAATTAATCTGCCCAAATTAAATCCTTACTTTTTAGGACAGCTCATTTATTTCTTTGAAAAGGCTTGTGCGATTAGCGGCTCCCTGCTGGGAGTAAATCCTTATGACCAGCCTGGAGTTGAAGCATATAAGAAAAATATGTTCAGGCTCTTAGGAAAGAAATAA
- a CDS encoding Rne/Rng family ribonuclease, which yields MFKEIVIQANPLETVAAVLEDHRLAEIYFERSMEQRLVGNIYRGKVENVLPGMQAAFIDIGLEKNAFLYVEDAFPAKPEGGHKEVEKQQPNIGDLLKKGQTLIVQVTKEPQGTKGPRVTTNITLPGRYLVLMPMLDYIGISRRITDETERNRLKKIAQDLDRGNIGVIVRTIAQGYSEEELKDDFNSLFQTWLKIKSKMQSLAAPVLIHSDLELMQRLLRDILTEDTDRIVVNSRNTYLKTLDYAETLAPNLKHKIMLKETEELLAEYQIPLQIEQALKRKIWLNCGGYLIIEHVEALTVIDVNTGKYVGSTTLADTVFRTNIDAAVEIARQLRLRDIGGIVIIDFIDMSNEGHRSLVLETLEKELKKDRTKTHILGLTQLGLVELTRKKVRQEISNILQKDCPYCRGRGKVLSEETISLEARRQIAAFAALTTAPIIKVKVHPAVAALLVGEEGRLLAQLQEQTGKKIIVFGFSSIHLEDVKLERKQQLDPLENIWPVKIGEILTVEIESDSNAGKQDGVVMLDGHEVQVKGSSEYMGQYVPIQITHVGSVSAKAKVIGR from the coding sequence GTGTTTAAAGAAATTGTGATTCAAGCAAACCCTCTAGAAACAGTAGCTGCAGTATTGGAAGATCATAGATTAGCCGAAATTTATTTTGAAAGATCCATGGAACAGCGCTTAGTCGGTAATATTTACCGAGGTAAAGTGGAAAATGTTTTACCTGGGATGCAGGCTGCTTTTATCGATATTGGTTTAGAAAAGAATGCATTTTTGTATGTTGAAGATGCTTTCCCTGCTAAACCGGAAGGGGGACATAAAGAAGTAGAAAAGCAACAGCCTAATATTGGCGATTTATTAAAAAAAGGCCAAACTTTAATTGTGCAGGTTACAAAGGAGCCTCAAGGCACTAAAGGACCAAGAGTTACTACTAATATTACTCTGCCGGGAAGGTATTTGGTTTTAATGCCTATGCTAGACTACATAGGTATATCCAGACGCATTACTGACGAAACAGAAAGAAATCGTTTAAAAAAAATTGCCCAGGATCTAGATCGAGGGAATATTGGCGTAATTGTACGCACTATAGCCCAAGGGTATAGTGAAGAGGAGTTAAAGGATGATTTTAACTCCTTATTCCAAACCTGGTTGAAAATTAAGAGCAAAATGCAAAGCCTAGCTGCTCCGGTTCTAATTCATAGTGATTTAGAATTAATGCAGCGCCTATTGAGGGATATTTTAACGGAAGATACAGATAGGATTGTTGTGAACAGTAGAAATACCTATCTAAAAACTCTGGATTATGCGGAAACATTAGCTCCCAATTTAAAACATAAAATTATGCTAAAAGAAACAGAAGAACTTTTAGCTGAATACCAAATTCCTTTACAAATAGAGCAGGCACTGAAACGTAAAATATGGTTAAACTGTGGCGGCTACCTAATTATTGAACATGTAGAGGCTTTAACTGTAATCGATGTTAATACGGGCAAATATGTAGGGAGTACTACTTTAGCTGATACAGTTTTTCGAACAAATATTGATGCTGCCGTAGAAATTGCTCGTCAGCTTCGCTTAAGGGACATTGGCGGTATTGTAATAATCGATTTTATTGATATGAGTAATGAAGGTCACCGCTCTTTAGTTTTAGAGACTCTAGAAAAAGAGCTGAAAAAGGATAGAACCAAAACTCATATTTTGGGATTGACTCAATTGGGTTTAGTAGAATTAACGAGGAAAAAAGTTAGGCAAGAAATTTCCAACATCCTCCAAAAGGATTGCCCCTACTGTCGAGGAAGGGGTAAGGTCCTTTCGGAAGAAACCATTAGTTTAGAAGCACGAAGACAAATAGCAGCTTTTGCTGCTTTGACTACTGCTCCAATTATTAAGGTAAAAGTTCATCCGGCAGTGGCTGCTTTGCTGGTAGGTGAAGAAGGTCGGCTTTTGGCTCAACTCCAAGAACAAACAGGCAAAAAAATAATTGTATTTGGTTTTTCTAGCATCCATTTGGAGGATGTAAAATTAGAAAGAAAACAACAGCTAGATCCTTTGGAAAATATTTGGCCAGTTAAAATAGGCGAGATCCTAACAGTAGAAATTGAATCTGATTCTAATGCCGGCAAACAAGATGGCGTAGTTATGCTGGATGGACATGAAGTTCAGGTGAAAGGCAGCAGCGAATATATGGGGCAATATGTGCCAATTCAAATTACACATGTTGGCAGTGTCTCGGCTAAAGCCAAAGTAATAGGAAGGTAA
- the rplU gene encoding 50S ribosomal protein L21 — translation MYAIIETGGKQYKVNEGDVLKVEKLPAAEGETVVVDKVLVVGEADNLKVGTPTVAGAKVSLKVKAHGKGEKIIIFKYKPKKGYRRKQGHRQPYTEVLVEKIDA, via the coding sequence GTGTACGCAATTATTGAAACAGGTGGTAAACAGTACAAGGTAAACGAAGGAGACGTACTCAAGGTTGAAAAACTCCCAGCTGCAGAAGGAGAAACAGTTGTAGTTGACAAAGTTTTGGTTGTGGGAGAAGCAGATAATCTAAAAGTAGGTACTCCAACCGTTGCTGGAGCGAAAGTATCTTTAAAAGTAAAAGCTCACGGCAAAGGAGAAAAAATTATTATCTTTAAGTATAAGCCTAAAAAGGGATACCGTAGAAAGCAAGGACATCGTCAACCATATACCGAAGTTTTAGTTGAAAAAATTGATGCTTAA
- a CDS encoding Spo0B domain-containing protein: MFNSQEMVNYLRINKHDNFNHFQVIMGYLQVGKPDLALSYVKEAIAQLQENATILRLGLPNLVLWLLFKQDELREKGIDLKILNETELKNAPPWEKSLMECFTEVGNLIGKMLLEVSAEERWWEINFTGEKTLEINFTLPALTNGNWEEYLAEKLTDLKKINANYCCSLKEDLFTITIQIN; the protein is encoded by the coding sequence TTGTTTAATTCTCAAGAAATGGTTAACTACCTTCGAATTAACAAACACGATAATTTCAATCATTTTCAAGTGATTATGGGCTATTTACAGGTTGGAAAACCTGATTTGGCCTTAAGCTATGTTAAAGAGGCTATTGCCCAGTTACAGGAAAATGCTACTATACTGCGCCTCGGTTTACCTAACTTAGTCTTATGGCTGCTTTTTAAGCAAGATGAGCTTAGGGAAAAAGGAATTGACTTAAAAATTTTAAATGAAACTGAACTAAAGAATGCTCCTCCTTGGGAAAAAAGCCTAATGGAATGTTTTACAGAAGTAGGAAATTTAATTGGGAAAATGCTTTTGGAAGTTTCAGCAGAAGAGCGCTGGTGGGAAATTAATTTTACTGGAGAAAAAACCCTGGAAATAAATTTTACTTTGCCTGCTTTAACCAATGGGAATTGGGAAGAATATTTAGCAGAAAAGTTAACAGACTTGAAAAAAATAAATGCAAACTATTGTTGCTCATTAAAGGAAGACCTATTTACCATTACAATTCAAATAAATTAA